Within Triticum dicoccoides isolate Atlit2015 ecotype Zavitan chromosome 1B, WEW_v2.0, whole genome shotgun sequence, the genomic segment ttgaagccatgaaatccgagatagaatccatgtatgaaaacaaagtatggactttgactgacttgcccgatgatcggcgagcgatagaaaacaaatggatctttaagaagaagacggacgcggatggtaatgtcaccatctataaagctcgacttgtcgctaagggttatcgacaagttcaagggattgactacgacgagacattctctcccgtagcgaagcttaagtctgtccgaatcatgttagcaattgccgcatactatgattatgagatatggcaaatggacgtcaaaacggcattccttaacgggcatcttaaggaagagctgtatatgatgcagccggaaggttttgtcgatcctaagaacgctaacaaagtatgcaagctccagcgatccatttatgggccggtgcaagcatctcggagttggaatattcgctttgatgagatgatcaaagcgtttgggtttatgcagacttatggagaagcctgcgtttacaagaaagtgagtgggagctctgtagcatttctcatattatatgtggatgacatactcttgatgggaaataatatagaatttctggacagcattaaggcctacttgaacaaatgtttttcaatgaaggaccttggagaagctgcttatatattaggcatcaagatctatagagatagatcgagacgcctcataggtctttcacaaagcacataccttgataagattttgaaaaagttcaaaatggatgagtccaagaaagggttcttgcctatgttacaaggtgtgagattgagctcagctcagtcaccgaccacggcaaaagataaaaaagagatgagtgtcatcccctatgcttcagccataggatctattatgtatgccatgctgtgtaccagacctgatgtaaaccttgctgtgagtttggtagcaagataccagagtaatcccggcaaggaacactggacagcggtcaagaatatcctgaagtacctgaaaaggacaaaggacatgtttctcgtttatggaggagacgaagagctcgtcataaaggattacgtcgacgctagcttcgactcagatccggatgactctaagtcacaaaccggatacgtgtatatgttgaatggtggagcagtaagctggtgcagctgcaaacagagcgtcgtggcgggatctacgtgtgaagcggagtacatggcagcctcggaggcagcgcatgaagcgatatgggtgaaggagttcatcaccgacctaggagtcatacccaatgcgtcggggccaatcaaactcttctgtgacaacactggagctattgcccttgccaaggagcccaggtttcacaagaagaccaggcacatcaagcgtcgtttcaactccatccgtgaaaatgttcaagatggagacatagaaatttgcaaagtacatacggatctgaatgtcgcagatccgctgactaaacctctctcgcgagcaaaacatgatcaacaccagaactctatgggtgttcgattcatcacaatgtaactagattggtgactctagtgcaagtgggagactgttggaaatatgccctagaggcaataataaaagtattattatatttcattgttcatgataattgtcttttattcatgctataactgtattatctggaaatcataatacacgtgtgaatacatagaccacaatatgtccctagtgagcctctagttgactagctcgttgtgatcaacagatagtcatggtttcctagctatggacattggatgtcgttgataacgggatcacatcattaggagaatgatgtgatggacaagacccaatcctaagcatagcacaaagatcgtgtagttcgtttgctagagcttagccaatgtcaagtatctcttccttcaaccatgagagcgtgtaactcctggataccgtaggagtgctttgggtgtatcaaacgtcacaacgtaactgggtgactataaaggtgcactacaggtatctccgaaagtatctattgttttatgcggatcgagactgggatttgtcactccgtatgacggagggcccactcggtaatgcatcatcataatgagctcaaggtgaccaaggtgttggccacgggatcatgcattacggtacgagtaaagtgacttgccggtaacgagactgaacaaggtattgggataccgacgatcgggtctcgggcaagtaacgtaccgattgacaaagggaattgtatacagggtttgatcgaatcctcgacatcgtggttcaaccgatgaaatcatcgaggagcatgtgggagccaacatgggtatccagaccccgctgttggttattgcccgagagtggtctcggtcatgtctgcatgtctcccgagcccgtagggtctacacacttaaggttcggtgatgctagggttgttaggaagactagtatgtgactaccgaatgttgttcggagtcccggatgagatcccggacgtcacgaggagttccggaatggtccggaggtaaagttttatatatgggaagttgttaaacgggcaccggaaagtttcggggtcataccggtattgtaccgggaccaccggaagggttccgggggtccaccgggaggggccacccctcccgaggggccacttgggctgcgtggggatagcagccagcccctagtgggcttggcgcccccccttgggcccatgcgcctagggttgggggggaaaccctaaagggggcgcaccccccttgcttggggggcaagccccccacgccttggccgccgctccccctagggttttccctagagggtcggccccccttgccctttcccctatatatagaggggtgaggggagggctgcaacacaccacaagccaaggcgcagcccctcccctccccaacacctctcctcctccgtacgtgcttggcgaagccctgtcggagtactgctgcaccaactacaccacgccgtcgtgctgccattggagcaatcttcctcaacctctccttcccccttgctggatcaagaaggaggagacgtctcccgtcccgtacgtgtgttgaacgcggaggtgctgtccgttcagcacttggacatcggtgatccgaatcacgttcgagtacgactccatcatcaccatccccttggcaagcttccgctcgtgatctacaagtggtatgtagatgcaaactctctcccttgactcgttgcttagatgaactcatagatggatcttggtgaaaccgtaggaaaaattttaattttctgcaacgttccccaacagcacagCGTGTGATCGACCGTAGCCAGTCGGGTTTCCTCAAAGGCCGTAACATCCTAGAAGGTCCGGTGGTATTGCAAGAGATCGTTCACGAGCTTAAGCGCACGCGTCAGCCGGTCGTGCTCTTTAAGCTTGACTTCGAGAAAGCCTACGACCGAGTGAACTGGGAGTTCATTGAGGTGCTGACTCAGAAGGGATTCGAGTCAGGTTTCATTCATCGCATCATGCAACTTGTCTCGGGGGGACAGACTGCGGTGTCGATTAAAGGAGAAGTggggaacttcttccgcaacaaaCGGGGTCTCAGACAAGGAGACCCCTCCTCGCCTTTGATTTTCAACTTTGTTGCTGAGGCCCTCTCGGCCATGGTGAACAAGGCCAAGATCTCCGGCCACATTCGTGGTGTGGTGCCTCACCTCTGCCCCGGAGGGATCACCCATTTACAATATGAGGACGACACTTTGCTACTCTTCAAGCCCGATGACCATAGTATAGCCTCGATTAAGCTCATCCTCCTCGCTTTCGAGATCATCTCCGGCCTGAAGATAAACTTTTTGAAGAGTGAGGTGGTTGCCATAAGGATGGACAATCCCCGTGCCACTCGCATTGCCAACCTACTTAATTGCAAACTAGGGAGTTTTCCAATTAAGTACCCTGGCCTTCCCATCTCGGACAAACACATCTCGATTCTCGAATGGGAACCCTTATACGGTAAGGTGGCGAACCAGGTTAGTCCCTGGCGCGGCAGGTTTTTATCTTCTGCGGTAGACTGATTCTGACAAACTCTAGCTTGTCCTCCCTGCCCCTGTTTACTATGGGCATGTTCCTGCTGGCCGATGGAGTCCACGCCAAGCTTGACACCCCTAGGTCtaagttcttttgggaaggaactggGACAAAAAAGAAATACCACATGATCAAGTGGGCGGCGCTCTGCCGCCCCAAGAAATTCGGTGGCCTTGGGATCCTTAACTCCAAACTCATGAATGCAGCACTCCTTGTCAAGTGGATCTGGAAACTTTTTCAGAACGAACAAGGGCTTTGGGCCTATATCCTTCGCGCCAAATATTTCCCCGATGGGAATTTCCTCACCTCAAAGGCGAAGGGATCGTCTTTCTAGAACGGGGTTCAGGCTGTTAAGCCTGCCTTCATGTTAGGGGCCAAGTTCTACGTTAAGAACGGGAACTCCACGAGGTTCTGGCTCGACCATTGGCTTGGGTAGGAACCTCTTTGGCGTAGCCACTTTGTCATCTATCAACTTGCCACTAACGTCGACATTTTGGTGGCCGACACGCTCAGATCTAACCCACCAGCCATATCTCTCAAAAGACCACTCCTCGCCCACGAACGGGCAAGTTGGGATGGGCTCCTAACTGCCTTGCAGGGTGTATCTCTCTGCCCTGAGGCCGACACGGTCTCGTGGTCCCTCTCGAGCCCCAGAAAGTTCACGTTCCAGTCGCTTTACAATACGCTGACCGAGGGACCGACTCTTGACATAGCTAGGGGGCTATGGAAAGCGTCTATTCCTCTTAAGATCAAAGTTTTTCACTGGCAATTATTCCGTGACCACCTTCCCTCTTCTAACAACATTGCCATTAGACACGGCCCTTCGGATGGGTCTTGCGCGTTATGTGGAGCGCATGAAGATGCTAACCACATCTTTTACAATTGCCACCTAGCTCGTTTTGCTTGGAGTGCCGTCCGTGAGGCGTTTGCGCAGAACTGGAATCCCCATACGGCTTCGGACCTACGTGGGATCCTTCTCGCTCATAGGGGTAGCTTCGGGCGCGTGCTGTGGCGTTGCGTAGGGGCGCTGTGCTGGTCAGTATGGACCACCCGTAATAAGATAACTATCGAACACAAGTTCCCTAACCATCCTGCTGATATTATTTTCAAATGCcacttgtttctccagacatggacACCGTTGGGGAAACGGCGTGATACAGATCGGATGATGGAGGCCATGGAACGGATCCGCACGATTCAGTTTGAAGCCCATCACTAAGATGCTGCTCGTGGTGTTATTTTGGACTGGCTGCTTGTGTGCTAGTGTTGCTGTCTTTTTCTATCAGGCTGAGGCCGGTTGCATGTTCCGTACTTTTGGCTTCGGCCACTTATCTTCTGCTGTAGTTTTTGTGGTGAACTTGTTGGATGCTGCCTGtcggtgggctttattaatttaaagccggacgcatcGTGcggtcttcgttctaaaaaaaactcTTGTTCAAACCATGGTGGCCAGCGAGACATGCTCTGCTTCCTGATCCGCACCAGCTGTCGGTCCAGTAGGACTCTGCTGCCGCCCCGTACCACTTGCACCACCGGCGACCTCCAGGCGGAACAGCCCGTCGGGCGGCGTGTGCGCTCGGCGCGGCCGTCTCGAGCAGCACGGAGGACGCGATCCCGAGCACGACGGCGATGAGGGAGGAGAGGGACACCGTCGGGAAGCTCCCGATTGTCCCCGGCTCCCTGCATGCGTACGAGGTCGGGGTTTTGGAGATGGGCGCCTCCTCCCGCGAGCTCTCCGTCACGCCCATGATGAACGTCGCCATCGCCATGATCATCCGGACCCTGCACAACAAGAGCTCGTCGCCGTCGGTCGATACATCTTTAGAGACGCAGAAAGTGAGAGTTATGGGCGGTGTACTgacggaccaggagaagacggagaGGATGATGCCGAGGCTTGGTCCAGCaggggcagcagcagcagaggcagAGGCACCAGCCGCTGGCGTAGGCGGCAACGATGACCTGGTTGATGAACACCAGGAACACCCCCAGGATGCCGAGCCCCGTCGCCGGCGAGCTCCGGTACACGCAGTTCGTCCCGTTGTACTCCACGGACTGCACATACACACAAACAAACTCAAACTCAGCTAGCAGCTTAGCACAGATGGATCGAATTGATGAAATGAGAATTGTGTTGGATCTTGGATCCATGCCTTGGAGCTGTAGTTGTTGGCGACGAAGCCGAGGGTGACCGCGTCTTTCTCCATGTCCACCGGAGTGACAACTCTAGGAGCAACGACTCCGGCGAGGGAACAAGCACAGCGTGTTAATCTTACAGGTTAATTGTTTTCAGTCTGTACAACGAGTCAGGCTTGATTTGGTCGCCGAAAGCTCAAGATCAAGTTATTTAGCAGCATGAGTAGTTTATCGTCCCCCTGATGTGAAACTCTGAAAATACAATTTGGTTCTGCCAAAACAAGTAATTCAAAGTTTTTGTATGTCAAAAGGAGTATGTAGACTGATACATAATGTCAAATTTTCCTTTCGAATTAGAAAGAAGACGTACTGAAGACATAGAAAATAGGATACAGTTAACAAGTGGGGGCCTGCTCAAAATGAAGCGGAGACCAGCCCAACAAAAGTGGAGCCATGCAAAGACATCACGAAAAGTGTTTTCTAAATCCTCAAAATGTTCTGAAGAAATAGTACAAGCATATGGGCGTAGTTATGTACAACAGGGTATAATATCGAAGTGTTTTttctttctcgaattgaaaagaggtacTTTTTTTAGAACTAAAAGAAGAGGtagtttccctcaaaaaaaaagaggtACTTAGAAATAGAAACAGGGTTCACAAGTGGGGGCCTGCTCGGAATAAACATGAGGTGGCCCATAAAAAACTGAAGCCATACaaagacgaaaataaataaataattgctAGGAAGATTGTAAACGAAAAGGTTTTTTAAATCATCAAACTGTGTTCCAAAACAGAAGTGAAGAAATAGTCACAAAAGAGGAAGTTATGAAGAAACAGAAAAGAAGCACGCCAATAAGGAGTAATTAAACAGCATATAACACATGAGGCAAACAATTTCACACGAATTTAACAATGGATTGCATTCATCAGTTCTCAGACCAGCACGGCCGGCCACAAACATTCTCACGATTTAACCGACGACGATCTGACAGTAACATTCTGTTCTGCCAGGGGCAACTAAGATAGATTCGCAGAGGGTGTGGATGAAAACCACCACCAGCTCAACCGAAAGACTCTCACCACGCTCAAAGAGTTTCAATATCCTAACTAAATTTATTTATTCCTGCCTAAGGCGACCGGCCGATGCGCGACGAATGGCTCCTAGTTGGGGGCGAAGAAAATCTCAGAGTCGAGCCTCTTGGACCGGAAGAGCTTCTCCATCTCCGGCGTGGTGTTGAACGACGCCTCCAGCACCTCCGGTGAGATGGCCTTCCACACCGAGGTCTTCCCAGCAAGGTGGCTGAAGATCGGGCTGCACACATATAACATCAGCATTAGCTCAAAAATCATGGATGAAATACAGAGTGATGCAATGCTAGCAACCAGTTTCAGATGTTCATTCTTACTtgggggtggtgatgatggagaaCCACTCCATGCCGGAGGCATCGGCGATCTTGGACACGACGTGGAAGCGGGGCACGATGAAGAGGCTGCCGCCCTCAATGCGGGTCTCCAGCACACGCTTGCCGTCGGGGCCGACAACCTGAACACGGCCGCTGCCACGGACGATGTAGGTCACCTGGTAGGCCGAGTCACAGGAGAAGCCTGGGGAGCACATGGAGTGGGCATCGATCCTGACAAGGTCAGCACCAAGACCAACCTCCTTGACCAGCGGCAGGTTCGCGGTGTTGAGCACCACCACGCGGCCACCATTGGGGATGTCCACGTCCAGCTTGGCCTCGAGGCAGTTAAGCGCCATGTCCTTGCGGTCAGCATCGACCGGCACTGGGAGCTTCTGCCCGGCAGTGAGCTTCACAATGCCAGACGCAGGTTGACTGGAGACGAGCTTGGCAGCATCGTCCTCCTTGAGGTCCCAGGCACGGCCGACAAACTCCGTGGAGAAGCCGGTGAAGATGCCGCTCGAACCGGTGAGCTGGAAGTTGGTGAACTGGCCGGGCCTGTGGCCCTTGGAGGTGTCGCCCAGGAAGAGGACAACAAGCTCCGTGGCAGACTCAGGGGTGTTGTGCCACCAGGTGACCACACCGAAGGGGAGCGCCAGAGCGTCGCCTTCCTTCACGGCGACCACCTTCTCCTTAGTGGCCTCAGGCAGGACGATGCCGCAGGTTCCCTTGCCTATCCATCATGGATCAAAACAAGCAAAGCATTAACAGTGCTGTTATCATAAACTCCAATAATAATTTACAGCAACGAAATTCCCAAAACAGACACTAGTGTATGTCGCATCGTCACAGAAAAACCAGCATCACAGATCAATCATTGATAAAACCAGCATCAATCAACTGCTAGTCCATAGTAATTCATTGAGAAAAGGTTCAACAAGTTACTACCATAATTAGTCCTAGTACAACGAAATACCAAAACAGGGCAAATATTTGGATATTACTCTGTTTAGGACATGCATGATCAAAACAAGCAGTGCTGGTACAAAATTCCTCAGATAAACAAGTCTGAAAAGTTGACTATAATAATAATTTACTGCACCGAAATTTCCAAAACAGAGAATGTGACACTAGCACTGGTCAGATAATGAAATGTGTTACGATCAGAGGAGCCGACATGCATGACAAGTTGTGGCATTACAAAAGGATTTAATTAAACCAACAGGCTAGAGCACGAGTACTGTGTGTTGAATTGATAAAAGGAGACCAACGATCACGATCTCTTAAACAATGAGATTTAATCGAAAGGATAAACAAGAATAATTCAGTAAAGTACTGCAATGTTACTGTTATGTTATTATTGATTCCAAGTAAGTGGGATCTGACGCAGACACTTGACCTGACGAAAACTACACAACAAATAGGCACGATTTCAGAACTGATGGCACCGTGCAGTCGAATAATTCGGGAGGGCGACTCTGCAAAATTCCAATCCACTGCTGCAATCGATCTACACTAGAGACAGAAACGAACAAGTTGCACCCATCCGCGACCATCTACAATTCAGTAAAGGGCTGCAATATTACTTGTTTTTTTTGTTAAACTGACGAAATTAAACAACTAGCACGATTTCATCAGAACCGATCGTACTCGACAGATAAGTCATGAGAGCGACGACACTTTCAGTTCCAATCTAGTACTGCATTTTTCGATCTAGATGTGCGAACAGGAACCAACAAATTCGGTCGATCCGCGACCATCTAAGAGGGTACGACCCAAAATTCAGGCCCCGAACAGAGCAGCAACTGACACTTCCGATCGATCGATCGAACTCGAGATGGGGTCGGGCGAGGAGGTGGGGCGTCGCGTATGATTACCTTGGAGGACGTAGGCGACCTTGGCGGAGTCGGAGTAGCTGGGGAGCGACATGCCGCCGGCGGCGAGCGAGAGCTTGGCGGCGCCGATGGAGGCGACGCCGAGCATGGGCAGCTCGGCGGGGCTCCACTCGTAGtaggcgccgccgtcgccgccgtaggCCTTGGCCGGCTGCCTCGGGGTCAGATCCACCGCCATCGATAAGGAGAGGAAGCTGCTACGATCGATCGAGAGGTCGGTAGGTTGGGGGTTGGTTGGAAGGCTGCCGGGAGCTGGAGGGCGTGATGAGGCGATGTGGGATCGATCGACGATCGGGTGCCGAGTATTTATAGCCCCGGGGTGGGGTTAGGAGGGAGGAAGGAAGGCCGGTGGCGACGGTGGATAGGATTAGCGGCCGCGGTAATCGGGGTGGATTAGGATCAGTAAACAAACAGAGTCGTTCGTTTATCCCTACGAACTGGCCGCGGTAATCGGGCCGGGTAACAAACTTCCTCTTCCTCCCCGCGCGTGGGGCGTCTTGCTGACCGGTGGGGCCCCGCGGATCCACCGCTGGTGGCGATGGATAGGATTAACGGCCGTACAAGGAGCAGGATTTTACCGGCAGTTGGATTAGGATTGGCCGCTGTTAGGCTGctcacaatggggaggaacttaggagtaacatcacacactccaatacaactttgcttatgtgacacatatttaatgaagagagaggtgctcgtagtaactagctaagttaccggaacatcacacactccaagaaacaatgagtctataacctaataaatacatcgttgcatgacactacgtagatgttcctacccactatggaggtagtaacatagtctagggaagtgtgtaagttactccctcctttccggtttatagggcttatctcaaaattttagtttttccattttataaggctcaatttggttgtttcccatcacatgttcagattccaaggtgcattaaatcattgcatgcaagtattgagagaaaattaaccaatgcatgtactttatgcatgcatgcattgcaattaatgcattgataaacataattttttgagaaaaacaagagcattaattaggtgcttttgcaaactacgaaactattccaccactcaccatctatcttgattggtgagatttttgaattgagccttataaactggaaaggagggagtactagcttatgttcttgcccattgtgaccagccttagcggGGCAGTTCATCTTATCCCTGGTAACTAACTAA encodes:
- the LOC119318426 gene encoding legumin B-like, which codes for MAVDLTPRQPAKAYGGDGGAYYEWSPAELPMLGVASIGAAKLSLAAGGMSLPSYSDSAKVAYVLQGKGTCGIVLPEATKEKVVAVKEGDALALPFGVVTWWHNTPESATELVVLFLGDTSKGHRPGQFTNFQLTGSSGIFTGFSTEFVGRAWDLKEDDAAKLVSSQPASGIVKLTAGQKLPVPVDADRKDMALNCLEAKLDVDIPNGGRVVVLNTANLPLVKEVGLGADLVRIDAHSMCSPGFSCDSAYQVTYIVRGSGRVQVVGPDGKRVLETRIEGGSLFIVPRFHVVSKIADASGMEWFSIITTPNPIFSHLAGKTSVWKAISPEVLEASFNTTPEMEKLFRSKRLDSEIFFAPN